A single region of the Manihot esculenta cultivar AM560-2 chromosome 12, M.esculenta_v8, whole genome shotgun sequence genome encodes:
- the LOC110628571 gene encoding F-box only protein 6 isoform X2, which translates to MNDGSADDYCDLVMAAGKSGSFKLLEPSIPPPSKKSRKEQNRGKLLGNTGTTEIMEQGIWKEFPEDLIEAVIARLPIDTFFRFRTVCRKWNSLLDSQSFSQHCNQVPQANPWFYTITHENVNSGAMYDPSLKKWHHPSISSLPTKMIVLPVASAGGLVCFIDIGHRNFYVCNPLTRSFKELPARSVKVWSRIAVGMTLNGNATSEGYRILWVCCDGEYEVYDSVKNSWTRPGSMPSNIKLPLSLNFRSQAVSIDGTVYFMRSDPEGIVSYDMISGVWKQFIIPAPFHLSDHTLAECDGQIMLVGLLTKNAATCVCIWELQKMTLLWKEVDRMPNIWCLEFYGKHVRMTCLGNKGLLMLSLRSRQMNRLVTYNVKSREWLKVPGCLVPRGKKRQWIACGTAFHPCLTATA; encoded by the coding sequence ATGAATGATGGTTCTGCAGATGATTACTGTGATCTTGTGATGGCTGCTGGAAAATCTGGAAGCTTCAAGCTGTTGGAGCCTTCCATCCCTCCACCTTCCAAGAAATCTAGAAAGGAGCAGAACCGAGGAAAGTTACTTGGAAATACTGGTACAACTGAGATTATGGAACAAGGAATTTGGAAAGAATTTCCGGAAGACCTTATTGAAGCTGTCATTGCTAGACTTCCCATTGATACATTTTTTCGTTTCCGCACAGTTTGTCGAAAATGGAATTCTTTGCTGGACTCTCAGAGCTTTTCTCAGCATTGTAACCAAGTTCCACAAGCTAATCCCTGGTTTTACACTATAACTCATGAAAATGTTAATTCTGGAGCCATGTATGATCCTTCCTTGAAGAAATGGCATCACCCCTCAATTTCTTCTCTACCCACTAAAATGATTGTCTTGCCTGTTGCTTCAGCAGGGGGTCTGGTGTGCTTTATTGATATTGGTCACAGAAACTTCTACGTTTGCAACCCTCTGACTCGATCTTTCAAAGAGTTGCCAGCCAGGTCAGTTAAGGTCTGGTCTCGTATTGCTGTGGGGATGACTTTAAATGGAAATGCAACAAGTGAGGGCTACAGGATTCTATGGGTTTGCTGTGATGGGGAATATGAGGTTTATGACTCAGTGAAGAACTCTTGGACTCGACCGGGAAGCATGCCTTCTAATATTAAGTTACCACTATCACTGAACTTCCGGTCACAAGCAGTTTCCATTGATGGCACTGTCTATTTCATGCGTTCAGACCCTGAAGGTATAGTGTCCTACGATATGATTTCTGGGGTGTGGAAGCAATTTATTATACCAGCCCCATTTCATCTGAGTGACCACACACTGGCAGAGTGTGATGGCCAAATCATGCTCGTGGGATTGTTGACAAAGAACGCAGCTACATGTGTGTGCATATGGGAGCTGCAAAAGATGACTCTCTTGTGGAAGGAGGTTGACAGAATGCCAAACATATGGTGCTTGGAATTTTATGGGAAGCACGTTAGAATGACTTGCTTGGGCAACAAAGGTCTGCTCATGTTGTCATTGAGATCAAGACAAATGAATCGTCTAGTTACATATAATGTGAAGAGCAGGGAATGGCTTAAGGTTCCTGGTTGTCTGGTGCCACGTGGGAAAAAGCGGCAGTGGATCGCCTGtggcactgccttccacccatgCCTAACTGCTACAGCTTGA
- the LOC110628571 gene encoding F-box only protein 6 isoform X1: MEELAMLRQLIGQLQHLLNLHGSPPPPLHLHHQPFFELHHHDNHHRWCVLDMNDGSADDYCDLVMAAGKSGSFKLLEPSIPPPSKKSRKEQNRGKLLGNTGTTEIMEQGIWKEFPEDLIEAVIARLPIDTFFRFRTVCRKWNSLLDSQSFSQHCNQVPQANPWFYTITHENVNSGAMYDPSLKKWHHPSISSLPTKMIVLPVASAGGLVCFIDIGHRNFYVCNPLTRSFKELPARSVKVWSRIAVGMTLNGNATSEGYRILWVCCDGEYEVYDSVKNSWTRPGSMPSNIKLPLSLNFRSQAVSIDGTVYFMRSDPEGIVSYDMISGVWKQFIIPAPFHLSDHTLAECDGQIMLVGLLTKNAATCVCIWELQKMTLLWKEVDRMPNIWCLEFYGKHVRMTCLGNKGLLMLSLRSRQMNRLVTYNVKSREWLKVPGCLVPRGKKRQWIACGTAFHPCLTATA; the protein is encoded by the exons ATGGAAGAGCTGGCCATGCTTAGGCAGCTTATCGGTCAGCTTCAACACCTCTTGAATCTCCACggctctcctcctcctcctctccaCCTCCATCACCAGCCGTTTTTCGAACTCCACCACCACGACAACCACCACAG aTGGTGCGTCCTTGATATGAATGATGGTTCTGCAGATGATTACTGTGATCTTGTGATGGCTGCTGGAAAATCTGGAAGCTTCAAGCTGTTGGAGCCTTCCATCCCTCCACCTTCCAAGAAATCTAGAAAGGAGCAGAACCGAGGAAAGTTACTTGGAAATACTGGTACAACTGAGATTATGGAACAAGGAATTTGGAAAGAATTTCCGGAAGACCTTATTGAAGCTGTCATTGCTAGACTTCCCATTGATACATTTTTTCGTTTCCGCACAGTTTGTCGAAAATGGAATTCTTTGCTGGACTCTCAGAGCTTTTCTCAGCATTGTAACCAAGTTCCACAAGCTAATCCCTGGTTTTACACTATAACTCATGAAAATGTTAATTCTGGAGCCATGTATGATCCTTCCTTGAAGAAATGGCATCACCCCTCAATTTCTTCTCTACCCACTAAAATGATTGTCTTGCCTGTTGCTTCAGCAGGGGGTCTGGTGTGCTTTATTGATATTGGTCACAGAAACTTCTACGTTTGCAACCCTCTGACTCGATCTTTCAAAGAGTTGCCAGCCAGGTCAGTTAAGGTCTGGTCTCGTATTGCTGTGGGGATGACTTTAAATGGAAATGCAACAAGTGAGGGCTACAGGATTCTATGGGTTTGCTGTGATGGGGAATATGAGGTTTATGACTCAGTGAAGAACTCTTGGACTCGACCGGGAAGCATGCCTTCTAATATTAAGTTACCACTATCACTGAACTTCCGGTCACAAGCAGTTTCCATTGATGGCACTGTCTATTTCATGCGTTCAGACCCTGAAGGTATAGTGTCCTACGATATGATTTCTGGGGTGTGGAAGCAATTTATTATACCAGCCCCATTTCATCTGAGTGACCACACACTGGCAGAGTGTGATGGCCAAATCATGCTCGTGGGATTGTTGACAAAGAACGCAGCTACATGTGTGTGCATATGGGAGCTGCAAAAGATGACTCTCTTGTGGAAGGAGGTTGACAGAATGCCAAACATATGGTGCTTGGAATTTTATGGGAAGCACGTTAGAATGACTTGCTTGGGCAACAAAGGTCTGCTCATGTTGTCATTGAGATCAAGACAAATGAATCGTCTAGTTACATATAATGTGAAGAGCAGGGAATGGCTTAAGGTTCCTGGTTGTCTGGTGCCACGTGGGAAAAAGCGGCAGTGGATCGCCTGtggcactgccttccacccatgCCTAACTGCTACAGCTTGA